From the genome of Malus sylvestris chromosome 6, drMalSylv7.2, whole genome shotgun sequence, one region includes:
- the LOC126625057 gene encoding NAC domain-containing protein 71-like, which yields MGGASLPPGFRFHPTDEELVGYYLHRKVEGLEFELEVIPVIDLYKFDPWELPEKSFLPKRDMEWFFFCPRDRKYPNGSRTNRATKAGYWKATGKDRKVVCQSGVNGYRKTLVFYRGRAPLGDRTDWIMHEYRLNDDLAQGTSGHQGVFALCRVVKKNEHAHKTHDSHGEPKAKRVGSASSSGEDMTSTRILKEPLSISADTSSQASYLHSESRYSSRATSPHEVNPMAEFEPASRETNPADFWVSPDLILDSSKDYPQLQKAMPNYFQQYEFPSTMSPWQSYEPRESPSSSYSNFTGDLKMADDVNQMGGMSPFSGHTDYMGYYGNEEMQFEGSETWDSQALICRQVSADGSLGELGGLWLQEDNMVIVM from the exons ATGGGAGGAGCATCACTGCCACCAGGTTTCAGGTTTCACCCAACTGATGAGGAATTAGTTGGATATTACCTTCATAGAAAGGTGGAGGGGCTCGAATTTGAGCTTGAAGTTATTCCAGTGatcgatttgtacaaattcgaTCCATGGGAGTTGCCAG AGAAATCCTTCCTCCCTAAACGTGATATGGAATGGTTTTTCTTCTGTCCCCGGGATCGAAAGTATCCAAACGGCTCAAGAACAAATAGAGCTACTAAAGCTGGCTACTGGAAGGCCACTGGAAAAGACCGCAAGGTTGTTTGTCAATCTGGTGTGAACGGATACCGAAAGACCCTTGTTTTTTACCGCGGACGTGCTCCTTTAGGAGATAGAACAGACTGGATCATGCATGAGTACCGCCTCAATGATGATCTTGCTCAGGGAACATCAGGTCATCAG GGAGTTTTTGCTTTGTGCCGTGTTGTTAAAAAGAATGAGCATGCACACAAGACACATGATTCCCATGGAGAGCCAAAGGCCAAGAGGGTTGGAAGCGCTTCGAGCAGTGGGGAGGATATGACCTCAACAAGAATCTTAAAAGAGCCCTTGAGCATCTCTGCTGATACATCATCTCAAGCGAGTTACCTGCATAGCGAGAGTCGTTATTCAAGCCGTGCTACTTCTCCACATGAAGTTAATCCAATGGCAGAGTTTGAGCCAGCTTCAAGGGAGACCAACCCTGCAGACTTCTGGGTCTCACCTGATTTGATTCTTGATTCTTCTAAG GACTACCCACAGTTGCAAAAAGCTATGCCTAATTACTTTCAGCAGTACGAGTTTCCAAGCACAATGTCGCCGTGGCAGTCGTATGAACCCAGAGAATCACCCAGCTCGTCATACTCGAATTTCACGGGGGACCTTAAAATGGCCGATGATGTGAATCAAATGGGCGGCATGTCACCATTCTCTGGACACACAGACTACATGGGTTACTATGGGAATGAGGAAATGCAATTTGAAG GGTCTGAAACATGGGATAGCCAAGCTCTAATTTGCAGGCAAGTGAGCGCAGATGGGAGTTTGGGGGAATTAGGAGGACTTTGGTTACAGGAAGACAATATGGTCATTGTGATGTAG